The proteins below are encoded in one region of Apium graveolens cultivar Ventura chromosome 4, ASM990537v1, whole genome shotgun sequence:
- the LOC141720890 gene encoding receptor-like protein kinase 7: protein MSPAAPFRPSLSFLCILSLLSLFSFANSDDLQLVLTIKSALKDSDTSLFDSWESNKPVCEFPGITCNQENSVAEIELSNQHLSGKFPFDSICKLESLEKLSLGANYLVGPVIEDLNNCTELRYLDLGNNNFSDTVPDISSLTKLTTLHLNKSEFSGKFPWSSLENMSNLTVLSLGDNYFDQSPFPEQVLKLKKLTWLYLTGCSIEGKIPPGIGNLTELENLELSNNYLSGEIPFEISNLRNLWQLELYNNELTGTLPTGFRNLTNLKNFDASTNLLEGDISELGFMPQIESIQLFENKLSGEMPPQFGDFKNLKFLSLYTNNFTGTVPASLGSWADFIYIDISENSFSGLIPPNMCKKGKMEELLILQNKFVGEIPENYANCTTLTRFRVSQNSLSGNVPSGLWGLPSVNIIDLAMNNFDGPVSSKIGDAKSLSELNLANNKFSGELPMEISQVSSLVKVDASFNQFSGKLPDSIGKLKELTSLHLQGNMLSGTIPSSLATCKSLTDLNMAGNSLSGDIPAHLGDLPTLNSLNMSMNQLSGPIPSSLSSLRLSLLDLSNNRLSGLIPQSLSIEAYNGSFAGNDGLCSQNIKFFKRCSSKSGVSSETRTLIACFVVGFAVLLVSLACYVRLKKSVKDIHERSLKEDSWDVKSFHVLTFTEDEILDSVKQENLIGKGGSGNVYRVLLPNGIELAVKHIWHSDSDVRKKIRTSSRMLSNSKKSPEFDAEVQTLSSIRHVNVVKLYCSITSEDSSLLVYEYMPNGSLWDRLHTSDKMVIDWSTRYEIAVGAAKGLEYLHHNCEKPVLHRDVKSSNILLDEFMKPRIADFGLAKIVQANATNNTTHVIAGTHGYIAPEYGYTCKVNEKSDVYSFGVVLMELVSGKRPIEPEYGDNKDIVSWVCSKLKNKETVLSVVDSRIREAYQEEAIKVLKIAILCTARQPALRPTMRTVVQMLEDADPNKLVSIIVRKDGSKREDPIKNNEKA from the exons ATGTCGCCGGCAGCCCCTTTCCGGCCAAGCCTTTCCTTCCTTTGCATCCTCTCTTTACTCTCTCTTTTCTCCTTTGCAAACTCTGACGACCTTCAACTTGTTTTAACCATCAAATCCGCTTTAAAAGATTCTGATACCAGCTTATTCGACTCCTGGGAATCGAATAAACCCGTATGTGAATTCCCAGGAATCACATGCAACCAAGAAAATTCGGTTGCTGAAATAGAGCTGTCAAACCAACATCTCTCGGGAAAGTTTCCTTTCGACTCCATATGTAAGCTGGAATCGTTAGAGAAACTTTCTCTAGGGGCCAACTACTTAGTTGGTCCCGTTATCGAAGATCTAAATAATTGTACAGAGTTACGTTATTTAGATCTCGGTAACAACAATTTTTCGGATACAGTTCCAGATATATCGTCGCTTACTAAGCTGACCACTCTGCATTTAAACAAAAGCGAATTCTCAGGGAAATTTCCGTGGAGTTCGCTCGAAAACATGTCAAATCTTACCGTACTGAGCCTGGGTGATAATTATTTCGATCAGAGTCCGTTTCCTGAACAAGTTCTGAAGCTCAAAAAACTAACCTGGTTGTACTTAACAGGCTGTAGTATTGAAGGGAAAATTCCTCCAGGGATTGGAAACCTGACAGAGCTGGAAAATTTAGAGTTGTCTAATAATTATCTGTCAGGAGAGATTCCTTTCGAGATTTCAAATCTTCGGAATTTATGGCAGCTAGAGCTTTACAACAATGAGTTGACAGGAACACTACCAACTGGATTTCGAAACCTGACAAACTTGAAGAATTTTGATGCATCAACAAATTTATTAGAAGGTGATATATCCGAGCTCGGATTTATGCCTCAGATAGAATCCATACAGCTATTCGAAAACAAGTTATCGGGTGAAATGCCACCTCAATTCGGAGATTTCAAGAACTTGAAGTTTTTGTCACTCTACACAAACAATTTCACGGGCACGGTACCTGCAAGTCTCGGTTCTTGGGCTGATTTTATTTACATTGACATCTCCGAGAATTCATTTAGTGGTTTAATACCGCCAAATATGTGTAAAAAAGGGAAGATGGAGGAGCTATTGATACTTCAGAACAAGTTTGTTGGCGAAATCCCTGAAAATTATGCGAATTGTACAACGTTAACGCGTTTTCGTGTTAGCCAAAATTCGCTTTCTGGAAATGTTCCTAGTGGATTATGGGGACTACCGAGTGTGAACATTATTGATCTTGCAATGAACAATTTTGATGGTCCGGTGTCTTCTAAAATCGGAGATGCGAAGTCATTATCAGAATTGAATTTGGCTAACAACAAGTTTTCCGGTGAATTGCCAATGGAGATATCACAAGTTTCCTCATTGGTAAAAGTTGATGCGAGTTTTAATCAATTCTCGGGGAAACTTCCGGATTCTATTGGCAAATTGAAAGAGTTGACTAGCCTTCATTTGCAAGGGAACATGTTATCTGGTACAATACCAAGTTCCCTAGCTACATGCAAATCTCTGACGGATTTAAACATGGCGGGCAACTCGCTTTCTGGAGATATTCCGGCTCATCTTGGAGATTTACCAACGCTAAATTCATTGAACATGTCAATGAATCAACTCTCCGGTCCAATTCCATCAAGTTTGTCTTCTTTAAGGTTAAGTCTTCTTGATTTATCGAACAATAGATTGTCTGGACTAATTCCTCAGTCACTTTCTATTGAGGCCTATAATGGTAGCTTTGCGGGAAATGATGGTCTTTGCAGTCAGAACATTAAGTTTTTTAAGCGGTGTTCGTCAAAATCCGGTGTTTCCTCTGAGACTCGAACCCTTATTGCATGCTTTGTAGTTGGTTTTGCTGTCCTGCTTGTTTCTTTGGCTTGCTACGTTCGCTTGAAGAAGAGTGTGAAGGATATTCACGAACGTTCATTGAAAGAAGATTCTTGGGATGTAAAGTCATTCCATGTGTTGACTTTTACTGAAGATGAGATTCTTGATTCAGTCAAGCAAGAGAATCTTATTGGGAAAGGAGGGTCAGGAAATGTCTACAGAGTTCTTCTTCCAAATGGTATCGAGTTAGCAGTGAAACACATTTGGCATTCGGATTCTGATGTCCGAAAAAAGATCCGAACAAGTTCCCGTATGTTGTCAAATAGTAAAAAGTCCCCTGAGTTTGATGCAGAGGTGCAAACTTTGAGTTCTATACGACACGTTAATGTGGTAAAACTGTACTGCAGTATTACAAGCGAAGACTCAAGCTTGTTAGTTTATGAATACATGCCTAACGGAAGCTTATGGGATAGGCTTCATACAAGTGACAAAATGGTGATTGATTGGAGCACGAGGTATGAAATAGCAGTTGGAGCCGCAAAAGGATTGGAGTATTTACATCATAATTGTGAGAAGCCAGTGCTTCATCGTGATGTCAAGTCTAGTAACATATTGTTAGATGAGTTTATGAAGCCCCGGATTGCAGATTTTGGGCTGGCGAAGATTGTTCAAGCAAATGCAACGAATAACACAACTCATGTTATTGCAGGAACACATGGCTATATTGCTCCAG AATATGGATACACATGCAAAGTAAACGAGAAGAGTGATGTGTATAGCTTTGGAGTGGTACTGATGGAGCTAGTGTCCGGAAAAAGACCAATTGAACCTGAATATGGAGATAACAAGGACATAGTAAGTTGGGTATGCAGCAAACTGAAAAACAAAGAAACCGTTTTAAGCGTTGTTGATTCACGCATACGAGAAGCATACCAGGAAGAGGCAATCAAGGTTCTAAAAATCGCCATTTTGTGCACCGCAAGACAACCAGCATTAAGGCCAACAATGAGGACGGTGGTTCAGATGCTCGAGGACGCGGATCCGAACAAATTGGTCAGCATTATTGTTAGGAAAGATGGGAGTAAAAGAGAGGACCCTATCAAGAACAATGAGAAAGCTTAG